The Synechocystis sp. PCC 7509 genome includes a window with the following:
- a CDS encoding YdeI/OmpD-associated family protein, with protein sequence MKTVYASDRNQWREWLEKNHSTSVCVWLIYYKVKSGKPSIRYSEAVKEALCFGWIDSKVNSLDEERYQQVFTPRKPKSVWSRLNKQYIEELIAEGLMTEAGFEKIAVAKQNGSWIKLDEIEQLIIPADLKQVLVANETANKYFEALSNSAKKNILYWIDNAKRPETRLKRIEQTISSAIQNKNPLAR encoded by the coding sequence ATGAAAACTGTTTATGCAAGCGATCGCAACCAATGGCGAGAATGGTTAGAGAAAAATCACAGTACATCTGTTTGTGTATGGCTTATTTATTACAAAGTAAAAAGTGGTAAGCCTAGCATTCGATATAGCGAAGCCGTAAAAGAAGCTTTATGTTTTGGTTGGATAGATAGTAAAGTGAACTCTTTAGACGAAGAACGTTACCAGCAAGTATTTACACCACGAAAACCAAAAAGTGTTTGGTCAAGATTAAATAAGCAATATATTGAAGAACTTATAGCCGAAGGTTTGATGACAGAGGCAGGTTTTGAAAAAATTGCAGTAGCAAAGCAAAATGGCTCGTGGATTAAGTTAGATGAAATAGAACAGTTAATAATTCCAGCAGATTTAAAGCAAGTCTTAGTAGCAAATGAAACTGCCAACAAATATTTTGAAGCATTAAGTAATTCAGCAAAAAAAAATATACTCTATTGGATTGACAATGCTAAACGCCCAGAAACAAGGTTAAAAAGAATTGAACAAACGATAAGTTCAGCAATCCAAAACAAAAATCCCTTGGCTCGATGA
- the sat gene encoding sulfate adenylyltransferase has protein sequence MSYRDGIAPHGMQLINRIATPEQKQEFLEKAEFLPRVQLDERAVSDLVMLAIGAFSPLTGFMEQEDYDRVVMEMRLANGVLWSIPITLSVTEEVASPLKEGSLIRLDDPTGKFIGVLELSQKYRYDKTNEAINVYKTDDANHPGVQVVYNQGEINLAGSIWLLAREGHPQFPAYQIDPVESRRMFKEKGWKTIVGFQTRNPIHRAHEYIQKCAMETVDGLFLHPLVGATKEDDIPADVRMRCYEIILENYYPQDRVILAINPAAMRYAGPREAIFHAIVRKNYGCTHFIVGRDHAGVGDYYGTYDAQYIFDEFESAELGIVPMKFEHAFYCTRTESMATTKTSPSTPSERIHLSGTKVREMLRRGELPPPQFSRPEVAAELISAMKSPMEA, from the coding sequence ATGAGTTATAGAGACGGTATTGCTCCTCACGGAATGCAGTTAATTAATCGCATTGCTACACCAGAGCAAAAGCAAGAATTTTTAGAAAAAGCTGAGTTTTTGCCACGAGTGCAGCTTGATGAGCGTGCAGTTTCAGATTTAGTCATGCTGGCTATTGGCGCTTTTAGTCCATTAACAGGATTTATGGAGCAAGAGGATTACGATCGCGTAGTTATGGAAATGCGCCTCGCTAATGGCGTGCTGTGGTCGATTCCGATTACTTTGTCTGTAACTGAAGAAGTTGCTTCTCCCTTAAAAGAAGGTAGTTTAATTCGTTTAGACGATCCTACAGGCAAATTTATCGGCGTTTTGGAATTAAGCCAAAAGTATCGCTATGACAAAACCAATGAAGCAATTAATGTTTATAAAACTGATGATGCTAACCATCCTGGCGTACAAGTAGTTTACAACCAAGGTGAGATAAATCTAGCCGGATCAATTTGGCTATTGGCAAGAGAAGGACATCCCCAGTTTCCCGCTTACCAAATCGATCCAGTTGAGTCGCGGCGAATGTTTAAGGAAAAAGGCTGGAAAACAATTGTTGGTTTTCAAACTCGTAACCCCATTCACCGCGCTCATGAATACATCCAAAAATGTGCAATGGAAACGGTAGATGGTTTATTTTTACATCCTTTAGTTGGTGCAACTAAAGAAGATGATATTCCCGCAGATGTAAGGATGCGCTGCTATGAAATTATTTTAGAAAACTATTACCCCCAAGATCGGGTAATTTTGGCGATTAATCCCGCCGCCATGCGTTACGCTGGCCCGCGTGAAGCAATTTTTCATGCGATTGTCAGGAAAAATTATGGTTGCACTCACTTTATTGTTGGGCGAGATCATGCAGGGGTAGGTGATTATTATGGTACTTACGACGCGCAATACATTTTTGATGAGTTTGAATCAGCAGAATTGGGCATTGTCCCCATGAAGTTTGAACACGCTTTTTACTGTACTCGCACTGAGTCAATGGCGACAACAAAAACTAGCCCTAGCACTCCCTCGGAGCGAATTCATTTATCAGGGACAAAAGTACGGGAAATGCTACGTCGGGGAGAACTTCCACCGCCTCAATTTTCTCGCCCAGAGGTCGCCGCCGAATTAATTAGTGCTATGAAGTCGCCTATGGAAGCATAA
- a CDS encoding caspase family protein → MKRRDFFKRAGWILATLGISEAEWISLGDRTINAIASPLNRKLALLVGINQYPGNSPLSGCLTDVELQKELLIHRFGFVESDILILTNKQATRTGIESAFLNHLTAQAQSGDTVVFHFSGYGRRLQWSNETNINSLVTSDDGIDNDLTEEAIALLLQSLSTAYITTIFDTGFLFPNVAPSYLKVRSLPALAQWQLTKAELAFQQELKDKQKLVRKQPTIISAVDNGALAVEGQWTGFSAGLFTYALTQYLWAATPTNIVQVSFSKVAAISKTQVESADGVITAVEANSKTAQLWLGGLPPTVLEYYKENSQLQVLGKDLTVMVRSRNGLMAKAQVIGNTSLQIGQLVREAIRVLPRNISLNVALDPNLERIEKVDATSAFAAIPRVSLVATTGLPVDYLFGRVPESPASRYGLFSPKQELIPNSVGEAGEAAKLAVNRLLAKLKTLLAVKLWRLTSNAGSSLLEVEAILEVINPEKKVLMQINSGRSPLAKNKLKDLPLNASILLPTIAIGSQIQYRVSNKSDRPVYLLLMGLDSNKSAIALYPILPTSEPHSLEKPLLQNIVINPGDTITVPSNSIDFQWLTHTPAAVTETYLIFSKASFTSTLAALQNGIQAPTAAKEYIGALSNPVEVANAVLQDLHNAGGNKPDIDTYNLDVNNWASLNFIYQVV, encoded by the coding sequence ATGAAACGGCGGGATTTTTTTAAAAGAGCAGGCTGGATACTAGCAACGCTAGGGATAAGTGAAGCAGAGTGGATAAGCTTAGGCGATCGCACAATAAATGCGATCGCTTCTCCACTTAATCGTAAACTAGCTTTATTAGTGGGTATTAATCAATATCCAGGTAATTCGCCGCTTTCGGGTTGTCTTACCGATGTTGAGTTGCAAAAAGAATTACTAATTCACCGCTTTGGTTTTGTAGAATCCGATATTCTGATTTTGACGAATAAGCAAGCTACTAGAACCGGGATTGAGAGCGCCTTTTTAAACCATTTAACGGCTCAAGCTCAAAGCGGAGACACTGTTGTATTTCACTTTAGCGGTTACGGTCGTCGCTTGCAATGGAGCAACGAGACAAATATCAATAGTTTGGTGACTAGCGATGATGGGATAGATAATGATTTGACAGAGGAAGCGATCGCTCTATTATTGCAGAGTCTTTCTACTGCTTACATCACAACCATTTTTGATACAGGTTTTCTGTTTCCTAATGTTGCGCCTAGTTACCTAAAGGTTCGTTCTCTACCTGCTTTAGCACAATGGCAATTGACAAAAGCAGAATTAGCTTTTCAGCAAGAACTTAAAGACAAGCAAAAATTAGTTCGCAAGCAACCCACTATTATCAGTGCGGTTGATAATGGTGCGTTGGCGGTAGAGGGACAATGGACGGGTTTTAGTGCGGGATTATTTACTTATGCTTTGACTCAATATTTGTGGGCAGCGACACCAACAAACATTGTTCAAGTTAGCTTTAGTAAAGTAGCAGCGATTTCTAAAACGCAAGTAGAAAGCGCCGACGGGGTAATTACGGCGGTAGAAGCCAATAGCAAAACCGCTCAATTGTGGCTAGGAGGATTACCGCCTACAGTTTTGGAATATTACAAAGAAAATTCTCAGTTGCAGGTTTTAGGGAAAGATTTGACAGTAATGGTGCGATCGCGTAATGGTTTAATGGCTAAAGCCCAAGTTATAGGCAATACTTCCTTACAAATTGGGCAACTTGTACGAGAAGCAATTAGAGTTTTACCCCGCAATATCAGCCTAAATGTTGCTTTAGATCCGAATTTAGAACGGATTGAAAAGGTTGATGCAACTAGCGCTTTTGCAGCGATTCCCCGCGTGTCTTTAGTTGCAACTACGGGGCTACCTGTAGATTATTTATTTGGAAGAGTACCCGAATCTCCCGCCAGTCGTTACGGTTTATTTTCCCCCAAACAAGAATTGATTCCTAACAGTGTTGGGGAAGCTGGAGAAGCGGCAAAATTAGCTGTAAATCGTCTTCTTGCAAAGTTAAAGACACTTTTAGCCGTGAAATTGTGGCGACTAACCAGTAATGCGGGATCTTCCCTTTTAGAAGTGGAAGCAATTTTAGAAGTGATTAACCCCGAAAAGAAAGTATTAATGCAAATAAATTCCGGGCGATCGCCTTTAGCTAAAAATAAGCTCAAAGACTTGCCCCTCAATGCTTCTATATTACTGCCAACTATTGCAATTGGCAGTCAGATTCAGTATCGAGTTAGTAATAAGAGCGATCGCCCGGTTTATTTGTTACTTATGGGTTTGGATAGTAATAAAAGTGCGATCGCACTTTATCCAATTTTACCTACCAGCGAACCCCATAGCTTAGAAAAACCCTTACTGCAAAATATAGTAATTAATCCTGGAGATACTATAACCGTGCCGTCTAACTCCATTGATTTTCAATGGTTAACCCATACTCCGGCGGCGGTGACAGAAACTTATTTAATCTTTAGCAAAGCTAGTTTTACGTCTACGTTAGCGGCTTTGCAAAATGGCATCCAAGCACCCACCGCCGCAAAAGAGTACATTGGGGCATTATCAAACCCTGTAGAAGTTGCTAATGCTGTTTTACAAGACTTGCACAACGCCGGTGGAAATAAGCCCGATATAGACACTTACAATTTAGATGTTAATAATTGGGCAAGTCTTAATTTTATTTATCAAGTTGTTTGA
- a CDS encoding TIGR00300 family protein, producing MTSEIQFLMCAPDHYDVDYVINPWMEGNIHKSSRDRAVEQWQKLHHVLAGNAIVDLVKPQKGVPDMVFTANAGLVLGENVVLSRFFHKERQGEEPYFKQWFEEKGYNVYELPKDLPFEGAGDALLDREGRWLWAGYGFRSELDSHPYLAKWLDIEVLSLRLMDERFYHLDTCFCPLSGGYLLYYPAAFDAYSNRVIEMRVPEEKRIAIDEADAVNFACNSVNINSIVVMNKASAALKERLTAVGFQVLETPLTEFLKAGGAAKCLTLRVTEPVRAEVSANVSVESRTIRLEGHLLDSGLINQALDLVVESGGSFKVLNFNLGEQRQSTSAAEVKVSAPSHEVMEGILSQLIDLGAVDLPQDERDAKLEPVVQAGVSPDEFYVTTIYPTEVRIDGEWIKVQSQRMDGAISVVRTPQGIIARCKLLRDLEVGEQVVVDVLGIRTIRKPEAREQRNTQEFSFMSAGVSSERRVELVVEQVAWELRQIRDQGGKVVVTAGPVVIHTGGGEHLARLVREGYVQALLGGNAIAVHDMEQNLMGTSLGVDMKRGVSVRGGHRHHLKVINNVRRYGSIAKTVESGALTGGVMYECVKHNIPFSLAGSIRDDGPLPDTQMDLIKAQEDYSKLLVGADMVLMLSSMLHSIGVGNMTAAGVKMVCVDINPAVVTKLSDRGSVESVGVVTDVGLFLSLLVQQLDKLTSPYQSSPVGV from the coding sequence ATGACTTCTGAAATTCAGTTTCTCATGTGCGCCCCCGATCATTACGATGTGGATTATGTTATCAATCCCTGGATGGAAGGAAATATACATAAATCATCGCGCGATCGCGCTGTCGAACAGTGGCAAAAATTACACCACGTCCTCGCCGGAAATGCCATTGTAGACCTAGTTAAACCGCAAAAAGGCGTACCAGATATGGTATTTACAGCAAATGCGGGGCTGGTTTTAGGAGAAAACGTAGTTCTTAGCCGTTTCTTTCACAAAGAGCGCCAAGGTGAAGAACCTTACTTTAAACAGTGGTTTGAAGAAAAAGGCTACAATGTCTACGAATTGCCCAAAGACTTACCTTTTGAAGGCGCTGGCGATGCTTTATTAGACAGGGAAGGGCGCTGGTTGTGGGCGGGTTACGGCTTTCGCTCCGAACTCGATTCCCACCCTTATTTAGCAAAATGGCTAGATATTGAAGTATTATCTCTGCGCTTAATGGACGAGCGGTTTTATCACTTAGATACTTGTTTTTGTCCCCTTAGTGGCGGCTATTTACTGTATTATCCCGCCGCCTTTGATGCGTATTCCAACCGCGTGATTGAGATGCGCGTACCCGAAGAAAAGCGGATAGCGATTGATGAAGCTGACGCGGTAAATTTTGCTTGTAATTCGGTCAATATTAATTCTATTGTCGTGATGAATAAAGCCAGTGCTGCCTTAAAAGAGCGCCTAACGGCGGTAGGATTTCAAGTATTAGAAACTCCCTTAACAGAATTTCTCAAGGCTGGAGGTGCGGCGAAGTGCTTAACGCTGCGAGTAACAGAACCTGTAAGAGCAGAAGTTAGCGCCAATGTATCGGTAGAAAGCCGTACAATTAGATTAGAAGGTCATTTGCTCGATTCGGGCTTAATCAATCAAGCTTTAGATTTAGTTGTAGAAAGTGGCGGTAGTTTTAAAGTTCTCAATTTTAACTTGGGAGAGCAAAGACAAAGCACCTCCGCCGCCGAAGTCAAAGTATCTGCGCCTTCTCACGAAGTAATGGAAGGGATTTTATCGCAACTAATCGATTTAGGAGCGGTAGATTTACCCCAAGACGAGCGCGACGCAAAGTTAGAACCTGTAGTTCAAGCGGGGGTATCTCCTGATGAATTTTACGTCACAACTATTTATCCTACAGAAGTACGAATCGATGGCGAATGGATAAAAGTTCAATCTCAACGCATGGATGGCGCGATCTCCGTAGTTCGTACTCCCCAAGGTATAATCGCTCGGTGTAAACTGTTGCGGGATTTGGAAGTAGGCGAACAAGTAGTAGTCGATGTCTTAGGTATTCGCACCATCCGCAAACCAGAAGCGCGAGAACAACGCAACACTCAAGAATTTAGCTTCATGTCGGCGGGAGTTTCTAGCGAACGCCGAGTAGAACTTGTAGTTGAACAAGTCGCTTGGGAATTGCGCCAAATCCGCGATCAAGGCGGTAAAGTAGTGGTGACGGCGGGACCTGTGGTAATTCATACGGGCGGCGGTGAACACCTGGCTAGATTGGTGCGTGAAGGCTATGTGCAAGCGCTCCTAGGGGGAAATGCGATCGCCGTTCACGACATGGAACAAAACCTGATGGGGACTTCTTTGGGTGTGGATATGAAGCGCGGGGTAAGCGTGCGCGGCGGACATCGCCACCATTTGAAGGTAATTAATAATGTCCGTCGTTATGGCAGTATTGCTAAAACTGTAGAAAGCGGCGCTTTGACCGGTGGTGTAATGTACGAATGCGTGAAACACAACATTCCGTTTTCTTTGGCGGGTTCTATCCGCGACGATGGCCCTTTACCAGATACACAGATGGATTTGATTAAGGCTCAAGAAGATTACTCAAAGCTTTTAGTAGGCGCAGATATGGTGTTGATGTTGTCTTCTATGCTGCACTCGATTGGCGTAGGCAATATGACGGCGGCGGGGGTAAAAATGGTGTGTGTAGATATTAATCCGGCGGTAGTGACAAAATTAAGCGATCGCGGTTCGGTGGAATCGGTGGGCGTAGTTACAGATGTTGGTTTATTTCTCAGTCTTTTAGTTCAGCAATTAGATAAGCTCACAAGCCCTTATCAATCTTCTCCTGTAGGCGTATAA
- a CDS encoding 2TM domain-containing protein, translating into MTSYETKIVRSYSQEDIQQILSIAIARQSDDTEFSYQQLVEIAEELEITPEALQQSEIDWRSQNTIVRQKQTFDLFRRNKLKKKLGNYAIANSFLVLLDLLNSGDLSWSLYILLIWGLKVGLDSWNTYYSNGEEYERAFQRWSGQNQLKQSVNTVVSKINKWLKA; encoded by the coding sequence ATGACAAGTTATGAAACTAAGATCGTCCGCTCTTATAGTCAAGAAGATATCCAACAAATCCTCTCGATTGCGATCGCTCGTCAATCAGACGATACGGAGTTTTCTTACCAGCAACTTGTAGAAATTGCTGAAGAATTAGAAATTACCCCCGAAGCTTTGCAACAATCAGAAATAGACTGGCGATCGCAAAACACTATAGTCCGTCAAAAACAAACCTTTGACTTATTCCGCCGTAACAAGTTAAAAAAGAAACTTGGTAATTATGCGATCGCTAATTCTTTTTTAGTTTTACTCGACTTGCTCAACTCCGGCGATCTTTCTTGGTCGCTTTATATTCTATTAATTTGGGGCTTAAAAGTTGGTCTTGATAGCTGGAATACCTACTACTCCAATGGAGAGGAGTACGAAAGAGCTTTTCAAAGATGGTCAGGGCAAAATCAGTTAAAACAATCAGTAAATACCGTTGTCAGTAAGATTAATAAGTGGCTAAAGGCGTAA
- a CDS encoding DUF2237 family protein, producing the protein MTNAQNVLGGELETCCTSPMTGYYRDGKCSTGAGDFGVHVVCAKVTAQFLEYTKAQGNDLSTPRANFPGLKPGDCWCLCASRWQEAIDAGVAPPVNLAATHASALEHVSLDDLKQNSI; encoded by the coding sequence ATGACAAACGCTCAAAATGTCTTGGGGGGAGAATTAGAAACTTGCTGCACTTCGCCCATGACCGGATATTATCGAGATGGAAAATGTAGTACAGGCGCGGGAGATTTTGGTGTACACGTTGTTTGTGCCAAAGTTACGGCCCAGTTTTTGGAATATACCAAGGCTCAAGGCAACGATTTGAGTACGCCTAGAGCTAACTTTCCGGGCTTAAAACCTGGCGATTGCTGGTGTTTGTGCGCTTCTCGTTGGCAAGAAGCAATAGACGCTGGTGTTGCTCCACCTGTAAATTTAGCTGCAACTCATGCCTCGGCTCTAGAACACGTTTCTTTAGATGACTTAAAACAAAATTCTATCTAA